In the Topomyia yanbarensis strain Yona2022 chromosome 3, ASM3024719v1, whole genome shotgun sequence genome, one interval contains:
- the LOC131690525 gene encoding myocyte-specific enhancer factor 2 isoform X12, whose protein sequence is MGRKKIQISRITDERNRQVTFNKRKFGVMKKAYELSVLCDCEIALIIFSSSNKLYQYASTDMDKVLLKYTEYNEPHESLTNKNIIELQVNAQKENKNGTMSPDSPEPDDNYTLTPRTEAKYNKIDEDFQIMMQRNQQQSVSGRINMGSNSYSLPVSVPVIGTYNDSSMLQSSPQMAHNSISPRPSSSETDSGGLYPSGGLLEMSNGYPHSASPLGGSPSPGPSPVFILVQHQSMKQSPPGSSSARSSNLRVVIPTPMNATINADDISYVEQHSRQQGNLNTPVVALQTPIPGLSNYTTTLGSFGAQDFSINSDLSMIASWGAAAANNAANSLGQHSRIFFSSGLPHLAVSNSTPPPSTSPLSVKIKAEPISPPREHHSSSSHHHHSNLSGAGGGGGGGGGGGGGSGAGSGMHGQNSNHQLAVTSMASVGHSNSSVSLGSSLNHSHLIHSRPSSTGHLTPTPGSPLFSGSVTPTNAPSPVDIRHISVGGGHLPDYDSPVSSNAHKRPRISEGWAT, encoded by the exons ATGGGTAGAAAAAAGATACAGATCTCACGGATAACGGACGAGCGGAACCGGCAG GTGACGTTCAACAAGCGAAAGTTCGGCGTGATGAAGAAAGCGTACGAACTGTCGGTGCTGTGTGACTGCGAAATCGCCTTAATTATCTTCAGCAGCAGTAACAAGCTGTACCAGTACGCCAGCACCGACATGGACAAGGTCCTGCTGAAGTACACCGAGTATAACGAGCCGCACGAGTCGCTGACGAACAAAAACATAATCGAG TTGCAGGTAAACGCGCAGAAAGAGAACAAAAATGGCACCATGTCACCGGACTCGCCGGAGCCGGACGACAACTACACCCTGACGCCACGCACCGAAGCCAAGTACAACAAAATCGACGAGGACTTTCAGATCATGATGCAGCGCAATCAGCAGCAGTCGGTCAGCGGACGGATCAATATGGGAAGTAATAGTTACTCGCtgccggtgtcggtgccggtgATCGGGACGTACAATGATTCCAGCATGCTGCAGAGTAGTCCCCAGATGGCACACAATAGTATTAGTCCGCGGCCTTCCAGTTCGGAGACGGATTCAGGTGGGT TGTACCCCTCCGGTGGACTCCTGGAGATGTCCAACGGATACCCGCACTCAGCGTCGCCCCTCGGAGGATCTCCTAGTCCCGGGCCAAGTCCAG TTTTTATTTTAGTGCAACATCAATCGATGAAACAAAGTCCACCGGGAAGTTCCAGCGCGCGATCATCTAACCTTcgggtggtgataccgacgccGATGAATGCGACCATCAACGCTGACGATATTTCCTACGTAGAG CAACACTCGCGACAACAGGGCAACTTGAATACACCGGTGGTAGCGCTACAGACACCGATCCCGGGACTGTCCAACTACACGACAACGCTGGGTTCGTTCGGTGCGCAAGATTTCTCGATCAATTCCGACCTGAGCATGATCGCGTCGTGGGGCGCCGCGGCAGCTAACAATGCTGCCAATTCGTTGGGGCAGCACTCCAG AATCTTTTTCAGTAGTGGTCTACCCCATCTAGCCGTGTCGAACAGTACTCCCCCACCGTCCACTTCACCGCTGTCGGTGAAGATTAAGGCGGAACCGATATCGCCTCCCCGGGAGCACCACTCATCGTCGTCCCACCACCATCACAGTAACCTGAGCGGTGCTGGTGGAGGCGGTGGAGGTGGCGGCGGCGGAGGAGGAGGATCAGGAGCAGGAAGTGGCATGCACGGACAGAACAGCAACCATCAGCTGGCGGTGACCTCGATGGCTTCCGTGGGCCACAGTAATTCGTCCGTGTCACTCGGCAGCAGTTTGAACCATTCGCACCTGATACATTCGAGGCCTTCGTCGACGGGGCACCTAACTCCGACGCCAG GTTCCCCTCTGTTTTCAGGTTCCGTCACACCCACCAATGCACCTTCACCGGTCGACATCCGGCACATCTCCGTCGGTGGTGGTCACCTGCCCGATTACGACTCTCCAGTGTCCTCGAACGCCCATAAAAGACCAAGAATATCCGAGGGTTGGGCCACATAG
- the LOC131690525 gene encoding myocyte-specific enhancer factor 2 isoform X8, with the protein MGRKKIQISRITDERNRQVTFNKRKFGVMKKAYELSVLCDCEIALIIFSSSNKLYQYASTDMDKVLLKYTEYNEPHESLTNKNIIELQVNAQKENKNGTMSPDSPEPDDNYTLTPRTEAKYNKIDEDFQIMMQRNQQQSVSGRINMGSNSYSLPVSVPVIGTYNDSSMLQSSPQMAHNSISPRPSSSETDSVYPSGGLLEMSNGYPHSASPLGGSPSPGPSPGIGTHQHNNSNHNHNHNKMQHQSMKQSPPGSSSARSSNLRVVIPTPMNATINADDISYVEQHSRQQGNLNTPVVALQTPIPGLSNYTTTLGSFGAQDFSINSDLSMIASWGAAAANNAANSLGQHSRIFFSSGLPHLAVSNSTPPPSTSPLSVKIKAEPISPPREHHSSSSHHHHSNLSGAGGGGGGGGGGGGGSGAGSGMHGQNSNHQLAVTSMASVGHSNSSVSLGSSLNHSHLIHSRPSSTGHLTPTPGSPLFSGSVTPTNAPSPVDIRHISVGGGHLPDYDSPVSSNAHKRPRISEGWAT; encoded by the exons ATGGGTAGAAAAAAGATACAGATCTCACGGATAACGGACGAGCGGAACCGGCAG GTGACGTTCAACAAGCGAAAGTTCGGCGTGATGAAGAAAGCGTACGAACTGTCGGTGCTGTGTGACTGCGAAATCGCCTTAATTATCTTCAGCAGCAGTAACAAGCTGTACCAGTACGCCAGCACCGACATGGACAAGGTCCTGCTGAAGTACACCGAGTATAACGAGCCGCACGAGTCGCTGACGAACAAAAACATAATCGAG TTGCAGGTAAACGCGCAGAAAGAGAACAAAAATGGCACCATGTCACCGGACTCGCCGGAGCCGGACGACAACTACACCCTGACGCCACGCACCGAAGCCAAGTACAACAAAATCGACGAGGACTTTCAGATCATGATGCAGCGCAATCAGCAGCAGTCGGTCAGCGGACGGATCAATATGGGAAGTAATAGTTACTCGCtgccggtgtcggtgccggtgATCGGGACGTACAATGATTCCAGCATGCTGCAGAGTAGTCCCCAGATGGCACACAATAGTATTAGTCCGCGGCCTTCCAGTTCGGAGACGGATTCAG TGTACCCCTCCGGTGGACTCCTGGAGATGTCCAACGGATACCCGCACTCAGCGTCGCCCCTCGGAGGATCTCCTAGTCCCGGGCCAAGTCCAGGTATTGGCACCCATCAGCATAACAATAGTAACCATAACCATAACCATAACAAAA TGCAACATCAATCGATGAAACAAAGTCCACCGGGAAGTTCCAGCGCGCGATCATCTAACCTTcgggtggtgataccgacgccGATGAATGCGACCATCAACGCTGACGATATTTCCTACGTAGAG CAACACTCGCGACAACAGGGCAACTTGAATACACCGGTGGTAGCGCTACAGACACCGATCCCGGGACTGTCCAACTACACGACAACGCTGGGTTCGTTCGGTGCGCAAGATTTCTCGATCAATTCCGACCTGAGCATGATCGCGTCGTGGGGCGCCGCGGCAGCTAACAATGCTGCCAATTCGTTGGGGCAGCACTCCAG AATCTTTTTCAGTAGTGGTCTACCCCATCTAGCCGTGTCGAACAGTACTCCCCCACCGTCCACTTCACCGCTGTCGGTGAAGATTAAGGCGGAACCGATATCGCCTCCCCGGGAGCACCACTCATCGTCGTCCCACCACCATCACAGTAACCTGAGCGGTGCTGGTGGAGGCGGTGGAGGTGGCGGCGGCGGAGGAGGAGGATCAGGAGCAGGAAGTGGCATGCACGGACAGAACAGCAACCATCAGCTGGCGGTGACCTCGATGGCTTCCGTGGGCCACAGTAATTCGTCCGTGTCACTCGGCAGCAGTTTGAACCATTCGCACCTGATACATTCGAGGCCTTCGTCGACGGGGCACCTAACTCCGACGCCAG GTTCCCCTCTGTTTTCAGGTTCCGTCACACCCACCAATGCACCTTCACCGGTCGACATCCGGCACATCTCCGTCGGTGGTGGTCACCTGCCCGATTACGACTCTCCAGTGTCCTCGAACGCCCATAAAAGACCAAGAATATCCGAGGGTTGGGCCACATAG
- the LOC131690525 gene encoding myocyte-specific enhancer factor 2 isoform X7, producing MGRKKIQISRITDERNRQVTFNKRKFGVMKKAYELSVLCDCEIALIIFSSSNKLYQYASTDMDKVLLKYTEYNEPHESLTNKNIIELQVNAQKENKNGTMSPDSPEPDDNYTLTPRTEAKYNKIDEDFQIMMQRNQQQSVSGRINMGSNSYSLPVSVPVIGTYNDSSMLQSSPQMAHNSISPRPSSSETDSGGFFPLLVYPSGGLLEMSNGYPHSASPLGGSPSPGPSPGIGTHQHNNSNHNHNHNKMQHQSMKQSPPGSSSARSSNLRVVIPTPMNATINADDISYVEQHSRQQGNLNTPVVALQTPIPGLSNYTTTLGSFGAQDFSINSDLSMIASWGAAAANNAANSLGQHSRIFFSSGLPHLAVSNSTPPPSTSPLSVKIKAEPISPPREHHSSSSHHHHSNLSGAGGGGGGGGGGGGGSGAGSGMHGQNSNHQLAVTSMASVGHSNSSVSLGSSLNHSHLIHSRPSSTGHLTPTPGSVTPTNAPSPVDIRHISVGGGHLPDYDSPVSSNAHKRPRISEGWAT from the exons ATGGGTAGAAAAAAGATACAGATCTCACGGATAACGGACGAGCGGAACCGGCAG GTGACGTTCAACAAGCGAAAGTTCGGCGTGATGAAGAAAGCGTACGAACTGTCGGTGCTGTGTGACTGCGAAATCGCCTTAATTATCTTCAGCAGCAGTAACAAGCTGTACCAGTACGCCAGCACCGACATGGACAAGGTCCTGCTGAAGTACACCGAGTATAACGAGCCGCACGAGTCGCTGACGAACAAAAACATAATCGAG TTGCAGGTAAACGCGCAGAAAGAGAACAAAAATGGCACCATGTCACCGGACTCGCCGGAGCCGGACGACAACTACACCCTGACGCCACGCACCGAAGCCAAGTACAACAAAATCGACGAGGACTTTCAGATCATGATGCAGCGCAATCAGCAGCAGTCGGTCAGCGGACGGATCAATATGGGAAGTAATAGTTACTCGCtgccggtgtcggtgccggtgATCGGGACGTACAATGATTCCAGCATGCTGCAGAGTAGTCCCCAGATGGCACACAATAGTATTAGTCCGCGGCCTTCCAGTTCGGAGACGGATTCAGGTGGGT tcTTTCCACTTTTAGTGTACCCCTCCGGTGGACTCCTGGAGATGTCCAACGGATACCCGCACTCAGCGTCGCCCCTCGGAGGATCTCCTAGTCCCGGGCCAAGTCCAGGTATTGGCACCCATCAGCATAACAATAGTAACCATAACCATAACCATAACAAAA TGCAACATCAATCGATGAAACAAAGTCCACCGGGAAGTTCCAGCGCGCGATCATCTAACCTTcgggtggtgataccgacgccGATGAATGCGACCATCAACGCTGACGATATTTCCTACGTAGAG CAACACTCGCGACAACAGGGCAACTTGAATACACCGGTGGTAGCGCTACAGACACCGATCCCGGGACTGTCCAACTACACGACAACGCTGGGTTCGTTCGGTGCGCAAGATTTCTCGATCAATTCCGACCTGAGCATGATCGCGTCGTGGGGCGCCGCGGCAGCTAACAATGCTGCCAATTCGTTGGGGCAGCACTCCAG AATCTTTTTCAGTAGTGGTCTACCCCATCTAGCCGTGTCGAACAGTACTCCCCCACCGTCCACTTCACCGCTGTCGGTGAAGATTAAGGCGGAACCGATATCGCCTCCCCGGGAGCACCACTCATCGTCGTCCCACCACCATCACAGTAACCTGAGCGGTGCTGGTGGAGGCGGTGGAGGTGGCGGCGGCGGAGGAGGAGGATCAGGAGCAGGAAGTGGCATGCACGGACAGAACAGCAACCATCAGCTGGCGGTGACCTCGATGGCTTCCGTGGGCCACAGTAATTCGTCCGTGTCACTCGGCAGCAGTTTGAACCATTCGCACCTGATACATTCGAGGCCTTCGTCGACGGGGCACCTAACTCCGACGCCAG GTTCCGTCACACCCACCAATGCACCTTCACCGGTCGACATCCGGCACATCTCCGTCGGTGGTGGTCACCTGCCCGATTACGACTCTCCAGTGTCCTCGAACGCCCATAAAAGACCAAGAATATCCGAGGGTTGGGCCACATAG
- the LOC131690525 gene encoding myocyte-specific enhancer factor 2 isoform X15 — MGRKKIQISRITDERNRQVTFNKRKFGVMKKAYELSVLCDCEIALIIFSSSNKLYQYASTDMDKVLLKYTEYNEPHESLTNKNIIELQVNAQKENKNGTMSPDSPEPDDNYTLTPRTEAKYNKIDEDFQIMMQRNQQQSVSGRINMGSNSYSLPVSVPVIGTYNDSSMLQSSPQMAHNSISPRPSSSETDSGGLYPSGGLLEMSNGYPHSASPLGGSPSPGPSPVQHQSMKQSPPGSSSARSSNLRVVIPTPMNATINADDISYVEQHSRQQGNLNTPVVALQTPIPGLSNYTTTLGSFGAQDFSINSDLSMIASWGAAAANNAANSLGQHSRIFFSSGLPHLAVSNSTPPPSTSPLSVKIKAEPISPPREHHSSSSHHHHSNLSGAGGGGGGGGGGGGGSGAGSGMHGQNSNHQLAVTSMASVGHSNSSVSLGSSLNHSHLIHSRPSSTGHLTPTPGSPLFSGSVTPTNAPSPVDIRHISVGGGHLPDYDSPVSSNAHKRPRISEGWAT; from the exons ATGGGTAGAAAAAAGATACAGATCTCACGGATAACGGACGAGCGGAACCGGCAG GTGACGTTCAACAAGCGAAAGTTCGGCGTGATGAAGAAAGCGTACGAACTGTCGGTGCTGTGTGACTGCGAAATCGCCTTAATTATCTTCAGCAGCAGTAACAAGCTGTACCAGTACGCCAGCACCGACATGGACAAGGTCCTGCTGAAGTACACCGAGTATAACGAGCCGCACGAGTCGCTGACGAACAAAAACATAATCGAG TTGCAGGTAAACGCGCAGAAAGAGAACAAAAATGGCACCATGTCACCGGACTCGCCGGAGCCGGACGACAACTACACCCTGACGCCACGCACCGAAGCCAAGTACAACAAAATCGACGAGGACTTTCAGATCATGATGCAGCGCAATCAGCAGCAGTCGGTCAGCGGACGGATCAATATGGGAAGTAATAGTTACTCGCtgccggtgtcggtgccggtgATCGGGACGTACAATGATTCCAGCATGCTGCAGAGTAGTCCCCAGATGGCACACAATAGTATTAGTCCGCGGCCTTCCAGTTCGGAGACGGATTCAGGTGGGT TGTACCCCTCCGGTGGACTCCTGGAGATGTCCAACGGATACCCGCACTCAGCGTCGCCCCTCGGAGGATCTCCTAGTCCCGGGCCAAGTCCAG TGCAACATCAATCGATGAAACAAAGTCCACCGGGAAGTTCCAGCGCGCGATCATCTAACCTTcgggtggtgataccgacgccGATGAATGCGACCATCAACGCTGACGATATTTCCTACGTAGAG CAACACTCGCGACAACAGGGCAACTTGAATACACCGGTGGTAGCGCTACAGACACCGATCCCGGGACTGTCCAACTACACGACAACGCTGGGTTCGTTCGGTGCGCAAGATTTCTCGATCAATTCCGACCTGAGCATGATCGCGTCGTGGGGCGCCGCGGCAGCTAACAATGCTGCCAATTCGTTGGGGCAGCACTCCAG AATCTTTTTCAGTAGTGGTCTACCCCATCTAGCCGTGTCGAACAGTACTCCCCCACCGTCCACTTCACCGCTGTCGGTGAAGATTAAGGCGGAACCGATATCGCCTCCCCGGGAGCACCACTCATCGTCGTCCCACCACCATCACAGTAACCTGAGCGGTGCTGGTGGAGGCGGTGGAGGTGGCGGCGGCGGAGGAGGAGGATCAGGAGCAGGAAGTGGCATGCACGGACAGAACAGCAACCATCAGCTGGCGGTGACCTCGATGGCTTCCGTGGGCCACAGTAATTCGTCCGTGTCACTCGGCAGCAGTTTGAACCATTCGCACCTGATACATTCGAGGCCTTCGTCGACGGGGCACCTAACTCCGACGCCAG GTTCCCCTCTGTTTTCAGGTTCCGTCACACCCACCAATGCACCTTCACCGGTCGACATCCGGCACATCTCCGTCGGTGGTGGTCACCTGCCCGATTACGACTCTCCAGTGTCCTCGAACGCCCATAAAAGACCAAGAATATCCGAGGGTTGGGCCACATAG
- the LOC131690525 gene encoding myocyte-specific enhancer factor 2 isoform X3, protein MGRKKIQISRITDERNRQVTFNKRKFGVMKKAYELSVLCDCEIALIIFSSSNKLYQYASTDMDKVLLKYTEYNEPHESLTNKNIIELQVNAQKENKNGTMSPDSPEPDDNYTLTPRTEAKYNKIDEDFQIMMQRNQQQSVSGRINMGSNSYSLPVSVPVIGTYNDSSMLQSSPQMAHNSISPRPSSSETDSGGFFPLLVYPSGGLLEMSNGYPHSASPLGGSPSPGPSPGIGTHQHNNSNHNHNHNKMQHQSMKQSPPGSSSARSSNLRVVIPTPMNATINADDISYVEQHSRQQGNLNTPVVALQTPIPGLSNYTTTLGSFGAQDFSINSDLSMIASWGAAAANNAANSLGQHSSSGLPHLAVSNSTPPPSTSPLSVKIKAEPISPPREHHSSSSHHHHSNLSGAGGGGGGGGGGGGGSGAGSGMHGQNSNHQLAVTSMASVGHSNSSVSLGSSLNHSHLIHSRPSSTGHLTPTPGSPLFSGSVTPTNAPSPVDIRHISVGGGHLPDYDSPVSSNAHKRPRISEGWAT, encoded by the exons ATGGGTAGAAAAAAGATACAGATCTCACGGATAACGGACGAGCGGAACCGGCAG GTGACGTTCAACAAGCGAAAGTTCGGCGTGATGAAGAAAGCGTACGAACTGTCGGTGCTGTGTGACTGCGAAATCGCCTTAATTATCTTCAGCAGCAGTAACAAGCTGTACCAGTACGCCAGCACCGACATGGACAAGGTCCTGCTGAAGTACACCGAGTATAACGAGCCGCACGAGTCGCTGACGAACAAAAACATAATCGAG TTGCAGGTAAACGCGCAGAAAGAGAACAAAAATGGCACCATGTCACCGGACTCGCCGGAGCCGGACGACAACTACACCCTGACGCCACGCACCGAAGCCAAGTACAACAAAATCGACGAGGACTTTCAGATCATGATGCAGCGCAATCAGCAGCAGTCGGTCAGCGGACGGATCAATATGGGAAGTAATAGTTACTCGCtgccggtgtcggtgccggtgATCGGGACGTACAATGATTCCAGCATGCTGCAGAGTAGTCCCCAGATGGCACACAATAGTATTAGTCCGCGGCCTTCCAGTTCGGAGACGGATTCAGGTGGGT tcTTTCCACTTTTAGTGTACCCCTCCGGTGGACTCCTGGAGATGTCCAACGGATACCCGCACTCAGCGTCGCCCCTCGGAGGATCTCCTAGTCCCGGGCCAAGTCCAGGTATTGGCACCCATCAGCATAACAATAGTAACCATAACCATAACCATAACAAAA TGCAACATCAATCGATGAAACAAAGTCCACCGGGAAGTTCCAGCGCGCGATCATCTAACCTTcgggtggtgataccgacgccGATGAATGCGACCATCAACGCTGACGATATTTCCTACGTAGAG CAACACTCGCGACAACAGGGCAACTTGAATACACCGGTGGTAGCGCTACAGACACCGATCCCGGGACTGTCCAACTACACGACAACGCTGGGTTCGTTCGGTGCGCAAGATTTCTCGATCAATTCCGACCTGAGCATGATCGCGTCGTGGGGCGCCGCGGCAGCTAACAATGCTGCCAATTCGTTGGGGCAGCACTCCAG TAGTGGTCTACCCCATCTAGCCGTGTCGAACAGTACTCCCCCACCGTCCACTTCACCGCTGTCGGTGAAGATTAAGGCGGAACCGATATCGCCTCCCCGGGAGCACCACTCATCGTCGTCCCACCACCATCACAGTAACCTGAGCGGTGCTGGTGGAGGCGGTGGAGGTGGCGGCGGCGGAGGAGGAGGATCAGGAGCAGGAAGTGGCATGCACGGACAGAACAGCAACCATCAGCTGGCGGTGACCTCGATGGCTTCCGTGGGCCACAGTAATTCGTCCGTGTCACTCGGCAGCAGTTTGAACCATTCGCACCTGATACATTCGAGGCCTTCGTCGACGGGGCACCTAACTCCGACGCCAG GTTCCCCTCTGTTTTCAGGTTCCGTCACACCCACCAATGCACCTTCACCGGTCGACATCCGGCACATCTCCGTCGGTGGTGGTCACCTGCCCGATTACGACTCTCCAGTGTCCTCGAACGCCCATAAAAGACCAAGAATATCCGAGGGTTGGGCCACATAG
- the LOC131690525 gene encoding myocyte-specific enhancer factor 2 isoform X2: MGRKKIQISRITDERNRQVTFNKRKFGVMKKAYELSVLCDCEIALIIFSSSNKLYQYASTDMDKVLLKYTEYNEPHESLTNKNIIELQVNAQKENKNGTMSPDSPEPDDNYTLTPRTEAKYNKIDEDFQIMMQRNQQQSVSGRINMGSNSYSLPVSVPVIGTYNDSSMLQSSPQMAHNSISPRPSSSETDSVFPLLVYPSGGLLEMSNGYPHSASPLGGSPSPGPSPGIGTHQHNNSNHNHNHNKMQHQSMKQSPPGSSSARSSNLRVVIPTPMNATINADDISYVEQHSRQQGNLNTPVVALQTPIPGLSNYTTTLGSFGAQDFSINSDLSMIASWGAAAANNAANSLGQHSRIFFSSGLPHLAVSNSTPPPSTSPLSVKIKAEPISPPREHHSSSSHHHHSNLSGAGGGGGGGGGGGGGSGAGSGMHGQNSNHQLAVTSMASVGHSNSSVSLGSSLNHSHLIHSRPSSTGHLTPTPGSPLFSGSVTPTNAPSPVDIRHISVGGGHLPDYDSPVSSNAHKRPRISEGWAT; encoded by the exons ATGGGTAGAAAAAAGATACAGATCTCACGGATAACGGACGAGCGGAACCGGCAG GTGACGTTCAACAAGCGAAAGTTCGGCGTGATGAAGAAAGCGTACGAACTGTCGGTGCTGTGTGACTGCGAAATCGCCTTAATTATCTTCAGCAGCAGTAACAAGCTGTACCAGTACGCCAGCACCGACATGGACAAGGTCCTGCTGAAGTACACCGAGTATAACGAGCCGCACGAGTCGCTGACGAACAAAAACATAATCGAG TTGCAGGTAAACGCGCAGAAAGAGAACAAAAATGGCACCATGTCACCGGACTCGCCGGAGCCGGACGACAACTACACCCTGACGCCACGCACCGAAGCCAAGTACAACAAAATCGACGAGGACTTTCAGATCATGATGCAGCGCAATCAGCAGCAGTCGGTCAGCGGACGGATCAATATGGGAAGTAATAGTTACTCGCtgccggtgtcggtgccggtgATCGGGACGTACAATGATTCCAGCATGCTGCAGAGTAGTCCCCAGATGGCACACAATAGTATTAGTCCGCGGCCTTCCAGTTCGGAGACGGATTCAG tcTTTCCACTTTTAGTGTACCCCTCCGGTGGACTCCTGGAGATGTCCAACGGATACCCGCACTCAGCGTCGCCCCTCGGAGGATCTCCTAGTCCCGGGCCAAGTCCAGGTATTGGCACCCATCAGCATAACAATAGTAACCATAACCATAACCATAACAAAA TGCAACATCAATCGATGAAACAAAGTCCACCGGGAAGTTCCAGCGCGCGATCATCTAACCTTcgggtggtgataccgacgccGATGAATGCGACCATCAACGCTGACGATATTTCCTACGTAGAG CAACACTCGCGACAACAGGGCAACTTGAATACACCGGTGGTAGCGCTACAGACACCGATCCCGGGACTGTCCAACTACACGACAACGCTGGGTTCGTTCGGTGCGCAAGATTTCTCGATCAATTCCGACCTGAGCATGATCGCGTCGTGGGGCGCCGCGGCAGCTAACAATGCTGCCAATTCGTTGGGGCAGCACTCCAG AATCTTTTTCAGTAGTGGTCTACCCCATCTAGCCGTGTCGAACAGTACTCCCCCACCGTCCACTTCACCGCTGTCGGTGAAGATTAAGGCGGAACCGATATCGCCTCCCCGGGAGCACCACTCATCGTCGTCCCACCACCATCACAGTAACCTGAGCGGTGCTGGTGGAGGCGGTGGAGGTGGCGGCGGCGGAGGAGGAGGATCAGGAGCAGGAAGTGGCATGCACGGACAGAACAGCAACCATCAGCTGGCGGTGACCTCGATGGCTTCCGTGGGCCACAGTAATTCGTCCGTGTCACTCGGCAGCAGTTTGAACCATTCGCACCTGATACATTCGAGGCCTTCGTCGACGGGGCACCTAACTCCGACGCCAG GTTCCCCTCTGTTTTCAGGTTCCGTCACACCCACCAATGCACCTTCACCGGTCGACATCCGGCACATCTCCGTCGGTGGTGGTCACCTGCCCGATTACGACTCTCCAGTGTCCTCGAACGCCCATAAAAGACCAAGAATATCCGAGGGTTGGGCCACATAG